The following are from one region of the Melitaea cinxia chromosome 7, ilMelCinx1.1, whole genome shotgun sequence genome:
- the LOC123655009 gene encoding uncharacterized protein LOC123655009, giving the protein MMRRGSMAITGGGEPLIVVEESGVEESESYRAPMPIRGFSEDQESPPDPYHLSPWRETRKHSLPTPSCTSGPTASQVRRLSERGEGTAREAREAAFLATLSQASPQPGGRRHSVVTISRVPQALFGRGRRESIAAFPALARRRDSGAKKCPPATDTLGSTHNLQLDIMDDIVQARKVRMRLWNTSSEKVCEVQPLDERSPVSGSIRYTNRGRRHSDFIGSPLPPIPARRRGSEMPPPPPIPPRSGAGVVCTDTDLKLMLNALTSSATEIDRCGKPDRSRRLADMRSSSFDASTLREKLSESGATWFTRRHQTLATKKKENEAKKPKVTFAPDSKSAPGDAAAVVWDRPSGSVVDASALGSAIEVFLRSGNTSTTGPSTSSVPQEAPKKPEIESQPSTSRAGRSEGERWFMNRSEEEEGCDANLCSSLKDLFV; this is encoded by the exons ATGATGCGGCGCGGTTCAATGGCCATCACCGGCGGCGGCGAGCCCTTGATTGTGGTGGAGGAGAGCGGCGTTGAGGAATCTGAGTCTTATCGGGCGCCTATGCCCATCCGTGGCTTCTCCGAGGATCAAGAATCTCCACCAGATCCATACCATTTGTCACCGTGGCGGGAAACACGCAAACATTCTCTTCCCACTCCGTCATGCACATCTGGACCTACCGCTAGTCAG GTACGACGATTGTCAGAACGTGGAGAAGGCACAGCACGTGAAGCACGAGAAGCTGCTTTTCTGGCCACCTTAAGCCAAGCTTCGCCACAGCCGGGAGGTCGAAG ACATTCCGTAGTCACGATATCAAGAGTACCTCAAGCACTTTTCGGGCGTGGACGTCGAGAATCGATTGCAGCTTTCCCAGCTCTAGCTCGTCGACGTGATTCGGGAGCCAAAAAAT GTCCACCAGCCACTGATACCCTGGGAAGTACGCACAACCTTCAATTGGACATAATGGATGATATTGTTCAAGCTCGTAAAGTACGAATGCGACTTTGGAACACATCAAGTGAAAAAGTTTGCGAAGTGCAACCACTAGATGAACGATCCCCAGTAAGTGGATCCATCAGATATACAAATCGAGGACGCAGACATTCAGATTTTATCGGCTCTCCTCTGCCACCCATTCCGGCACGTCGTCGTGGATCTGAAATGCCCCCTCCTCCTCCCATACCACCTCGTAGCGGAGCCGGCGTTGTTTGCACCGATACAGATCTTAAGCTCATGCTAAATGCTCTTACTTCTTCGGCTACAGAAATAGATCGATGCGGTAAGCCTGATCGCAGCAGACGCCTCGCTGATATGCGCTCTAGTAGTTTTGATGCATCGACGCTTCGTGAAAAATTATCAGAATCAGGAGCAACATGGTTTACCCGTCGACACCAAACGCTTGCtactaaaaagaaagaaaatgaagCGAAGAAACCGAAAGTAACGTTTGCACCTGATTCAAAGTCAGCTCCTGGAGATGCAGCAGCTGTAGTATGGGATAGGCCTTCTGGTTCAGTAGTAGATGCAAGTGCCCTCGGAAGTGCTATTGAAGTATTTCTTCGTAGTGGCAATACTTCTACAACTGGACCATCAACATCTTCAGTGCCACAAGAAGCCCCAAAGAAACCTGAAATTGAGTCACAACCAAGTACGAGTCGGGCGGGGCGCAGTGAAGGTGAACGGTGGTTCATGAACAGGTCCGAGGAGGAAGAAGGATGTGATGCTAACCTCTGCTCATCATTAAAAGATCTTTTCGTGTAA